Proteins found in one Microbacterium sp. LWS13-1.2 genomic segment:
- a CDS encoding GAF domain-containing protein, producing the protein MRTQGRLRALLRANQAVVEQSDLTLVLRSIIEAAVELVDARYGAMGVISPERDALEQFIYVGLSEEDAAAIGHLPEGRGLLGALITDSRPILLAEMEGDPRAAGFPPHHPPMHSFLGVAVRVGDEVFGNLYLTNHRDGGFSEEDEQLLEALAATAGFAIGNARLLAEAKVRAHWMTAAAELSAAILSTSTTTALDLLVTRVREVSGAEQVTILLPTEDDGRFRVAATNGEAEAVLRATEIDPSTVFAGRVLDDPRPHTQPRRPIDADDPLLIVREGVSGPVMAIPLQNGPLFWGVMCISRSPDDSRFSPAETEGAVDLSSRAILALELARAGEEAQRALLADDRRRIARDLHDHVIQQLFGAGLGLQALASSVGPGPAADGISDTIDQLDDAIAQIRTVIFALSHRDDTSVRHRVLDVVGEVSSGARRPPAIRFNGPVDLLVRDELATDVVAVARELLCNSIRHAQADHVSLDVTASDDKVTVVVEDDGGGIPADAALSGLDNLRQRAEQRRGAFAVESSPTGTTVRWIAPTGSASGTSLKESG; encoded by the coding sequence ATGAGAACGCAGGGCCGCCTGCGGGCACTGCTGCGCGCCAATCAGGCCGTCGTCGAGCAGAGCGACCTCACGCTCGTGCTCCGCAGCATCATCGAGGCGGCCGTCGAGCTGGTCGATGCGCGGTACGGAGCGATGGGCGTCATCAGTCCCGAGCGCGACGCGCTGGAGCAGTTCATCTATGTCGGCCTGTCGGAAGAGGATGCCGCGGCGATCGGGCATCTGCCTGAGGGGCGCGGCCTCCTCGGTGCGCTGATCACCGACTCCCGGCCGATCCTCCTGGCGGAGATGGAGGGCGATCCCCGCGCCGCCGGCTTCCCTCCCCATCATCCCCCGATGCATTCGTTCCTCGGTGTGGCCGTCCGCGTCGGCGACGAGGTCTTCGGAAATCTCTACCTGACGAATCACCGCGACGGCGGCTTCAGCGAAGAGGATGAACAGCTGCTGGAAGCACTCGCAGCGACGGCGGGGTTCGCGATCGGGAACGCGCGGCTCCTCGCGGAAGCAAAAGTCCGCGCGCACTGGATGACGGCGGCGGCCGAGCTGTCCGCCGCCATCCTGTCGACCTCGACAACCACCGCCCTGGATCTCCTCGTGACACGGGTGCGCGAGGTCTCCGGGGCCGAGCAGGTCACCATCCTCCTGCCGACTGAGGACGATGGCCGGTTCCGTGTCGCCGCGACGAACGGCGAGGCGGAAGCCGTCCTGCGCGCCACGGAGATCGACCCCAGCACGGTGTTCGCCGGCCGGGTGCTCGACGACCCTCGGCCGCACACGCAGCCGCGACGGCCCATCGACGCAGACGACCCGCTTCTCATCGTCCGGGAGGGAGTGAGTGGTCCGGTGATGGCGATCCCGTTGCAGAACGGGCCGCTGTTCTGGGGAGTGATGTGCATCTCTCGCAGTCCCGACGACAGCCGGTTCTCACCGGCTGAGACAGAGGGGGCCGTCGACCTCAGCTCGCGAGCGATCCTCGCGCTCGAGCTCGCGCGCGCCGGCGAGGAGGCCCAGCGCGCGCTCCTCGCCGACGATCGACGGCGGATCGCGCGCGACCTGCACGATCACGTCATCCAGCAGCTCTTCGGTGCCGGACTCGGCCTACAGGCCCTCGCCAGCAGCGTCGGTCCGGGCCCAGCGGCGGACGGAATCAGCGACACGATCGACCAGTTGGACGACGCGATCGCCCAGATCAGAACCGTCATCTTCGCGCTCTCGCACCGCGACGACACGTCCGTTCGCCATCGCGTCCTCGATGTGGTCGGCGAGGTCTCGAGCGGGGCGCGCCGGCCGCCCGCTATCCGATTCAACGGTCCGGTCGACCTCCTCGTCCGCGACGAGCTGGCAACCGACGTCGTCGCCGTCGCCCGCGAGCTCCTCTGCAACTCGATCCGCCATGCTCAGGCGGACCACGTTTCGCTCGACGTCACGGCGTCCGACGACAAGGTCACCGTCGTCGTCGAAGACGACGGTGGAGGAATCCCCGCGGACGCCGCACTCAGCGGACTGGACAACCTCCGCCAGCGCGCAGAGCAGCGGCGGGGCGCCTTCGCCGTGGAGTCCTCGCCCACCGGTACGACGGTTCGCTGGATCGCCCCGACCGGGTCGGCATCCGGCACCAGCCTGAAGGAGAGCGGATGA
- a CDS encoding DUF1254 domain-containing protein, with amino-acid sequence MTIEATTGLGLTTQELAEELAHVSTPDTLTTPFGEFEFFDGVPKPQSVQSIFDGLDLVRGITAFLNTVPGASLVAMRRGLRTAGVDSPDKIGYTDPRCTSTPIFLTPNTETTYGVTFLDLKAWGPTVIEAPPQSLCVVDDFWFRYVADMGIAGPDRGAGGKFLFLPPGYDGERPDGYYMYESPTFTNFVVIRALGGVPAIKQSRIYRLSDAAAAPENTFVNIGEQAINTVHANDFSFFEEVGQLVTEEPTTALDPERAGTLASLGIHHGTPFAPDDRLRGILDNAAQIGAAMARATLYAARDPQSFRWEGSSWKEGFVGGSYEFLNDGARNLNARTLFHYAATVITPAMAHAQVGAGSAYIYTAEDADGALLDGGSTYTLTVPANAPAKNFWAIDAYDTQTRSLLQSTAYPAVSSLAEDIQAEDDGSHVLWFGPTAPEGKESNWIPTLPGKSWWPLLRLYGPLEPWFDMTWRLPEITRVHD; translated from the coding sequence ATGACGATCGAGGCGACAACAGGACTAGGGCTGACGACGCAAGAACTTGCCGAGGAATTGGCGCACGTCTCCACGCCGGACACTCTTACAACGCCCTTCGGAGAATTCGAGTTCTTCGACGGGGTTCCGAAACCCCAATCGGTGCAATCGATCTTCGACGGACTCGACCTCGTCCGCGGCATCACTGCATTCCTGAACACCGTTCCCGGCGCATCACTGGTCGCGATGCGGCGCGGACTGCGCACGGCCGGGGTCGACTCCCCGGACAAGATCGGCTACACCGATCCGCGGTGCACCTCGACGCCCATCTTCCTCACCCCGAACACCGAGACCACGTACGGCGTGACGTTCCTCGACCTGAAGGCGTGGGGGCCAACGGTCATCGAAGCGCCGCCGCAGTCGCTGTGCGTCGTCGACGACTTCTGGTTCCGCTACGTCGCCGACATGGGGATCGCCGGCCCCGACCGGGGCGCGGGCGGCAAGTTCCTCTTCCTGCCGCCGGGGTACGACGGCGAGCGACCTGACGGCTACTACATGTACGAGTCGCCGACGTTCACGAACTTCGTCGTGATCCGCGCCCTCGGCGGGGTGCCGGCCATCAAGCAGTCGCGCATCTACCGGCTCAGCGACGCCGCGGCGGCGCCCGAGAACACGTTCGTGAACATCGGCGAGCAGGCCATCAACACAGTCCACGCCAACGACTTCTCGTTCTTCGAAGAGGTCGGCCAACTCGTCACCGAAGAGCCGACGACCGCACTCGACCCTGAGCGCGCGGGCACGCTCGCCTCGCTCGGCATCCATCACGGCACGCCGTTCGCACCCGACGACCGCCTTCGCGGCATCCTCGACAATGCGGCCCAGATCGGCGCGGCGATGGCGCGAGCCACCCTCTACGCGGCCCGCGACCCCCAGTCGTTCCGCTGGGAGGGGTCGTCGTGGAAGGAGGGCTTCGTGGGCGGCAGCTACGAGTTTCTGAACGACGGTGCCCGCAACCTCAACGCCCGCACGCTCTTCCACTACGCCGCCACGGTGATCACGCCGGCGATGGCGCACGCGCAGGTCGGCGCCGGCTCGGCCTACATCTACACCGCCGAAGACGCCGACGGCGCCCTGCTCGATGGCGGCTCGACCTACACGCTGACCGTCCCGGCGAACGCGCCGGCCAAGAACTTCTGGGCGATCGACGCATACGACACCCAGACCCGGTCGCTGCTGCAGTCCACCGCCTACCCGGCCGTCTCGAGCCTGGCAGAGGACATCCAGGCGGAGGATGACGGATCCCACGTGCTCTGGTTCGGGCCGACGGCTCCGGAGGGCAAGGAGTCCAACTGGATCCCGACGCTGCCGGGCAAGTCGTGGTGGCCGCTGCTGCGGCTCTACGGCCCGCTCGAGCCGTGGTTCGACATGACGTGGCGCTTGCCCGAGATCACCCGCGTGCACGACTGA
- the adhP gene encoding alcohol dehydrogenase AdhP: protein MRAAVVREFGAAAQIEERPIPEPGHGQVLVRLEACGLCHTDIHAMHGDWPVKPPLPLVPGHEGVGIIEQLGDGVTSRTLGQRVAMPWLGHACGECRYCIDGRENLCEQQYNNGYGVDGGYAEYMLADPRFAVPVPDAVTPLDAAPLTCAGVTTYAAIKNARIIPGETVAVFGVGGLGHLAVQYARLVGAKVIAVDVTEEKLALASELGADHVVNAKTTDPVQAIRDLGGADAAVMLAVAPTVFRQAFDALNRGGRLVLVSLPADGTLTIPIFDTVLKGISVIGSIVGTRQDLVEVFDLHAAGRTRVITQTRELDEVNASVDEVLAGTVPARLVFTYDTADVAAGTAHAHIAER from the coding sequence ATGAGGGCAGCAGTCGTCCGAGAGTTCGGAGCAGCCGCGCAGATCGAGGAGCGGCCGATTCCCGAGCCAGGGCACGGACAGGTCCTGGTGCGGCTCGAGGCCTGCGGGCTCTGCCACACCGACATCCATGCGATGCATGGAGACTGGCCGGTCAAGCCGCCGCTGCCGCTCGTGCCGGGGCACGAGGGCGTGGGCATCATCGAGCAGCTCGGTGACGGCGTCACCAGTCGAACGCTCGGACAGCGCGTGGCGATGCCGTGGCTCGGTCACGCGTGCGGCGAGTGCCGCTACTGCATCGACGGTCGCGAGAACCTCTGCGAGCAGCAGTACAACAACGGCTACGGCGTGGACGGCGGCTATGCCGAGTACATGCTGGCCGATCCGCGCTTCGCGGTTCCGGTTCCCGATGCCGTCACTCCACTGGATGCCGCTCCGCTGACGTGCGCGGGCGTCACGACGTATGCGGCGATCAAGAACGCCCGGATCATTCCGGGAGAGACCGTCGCGGTCTTCGGTGTCGGCGGCCTCGGTCATCTCGCCGTGCAGTACGCGCGCCTCGTCGGCGCGAAGGTGATCGCGGTCGATGTCACCGAGGAGAAGCTCGCGCTCGCGTCCGAACTGGGCGCCGACCACGTCGTGAATGCGAAGACCACCGATCCAGTGCAGGCGATCCGTGACCTCGGCGGAGCAGACGCCGCCGTGATGCTCGCGGTCGCACCGACCGTCTTCCGGCAGGCGTTCGACGCCCTCAACCGCGGCGGCCGATTGGTGCTGGTGTCGCTGCCGGCCGACGGCACGTTGACGATTCCGATCTTCGACACGGTGCTCAAGGGCATCAGCGTGATCGGCTCCATCGTGGGAACGCGACAGGACCTCGTCGAGGTGTTCGACCTCCACGCGGCCGGTCGCACGCGTGTGATCACGCAGACACGCGAGCTCGACGAGGTCAACGCGTCCGTCGACGAGGTCCTTGCCGGCACCGTTCCGGCGCGGCTCGTCTTCACCTACGACACGGCGGATGTCGCTGCCGGCACCGCTCACGCCCACATCGCGGAGCGATGA
- a CDS encoding sulfatase, which yields MTRTNIIFIMSDDHAAHAISAYGSRVNHTPHLDRIAAEGVRMDAVFCTNSICSPSRASILTGTYSHVNGVSSIWTEMDYRVPTFIDVLQASGYKTAMFGKWHLGEHGQSLPRGFDSWKVFPGQGDYVDPEMIDENGAAVVPGYATDIVTDLSIDWLDGIGDDDAFCMLVHHKAPHRPWVPDERHKHLYANGSIPEPETFFDDLETRSKAVRGVRMTIADDMGADDLKQEVPEHLRGPENREARMRWKYQIYMRDYLQCIQSIDDNVGRLLDYLDEKGLAENTLVVYTSDQGFFLGDHGWFDKRLMFDQSLQMPMLMRWPAAIEAGSRCEAIITNVDFAATFLEICGIDADEALPTSQGRSFLPLLRGQPVEDWPDAAYYRYWEHDDPIHAAPAHYGIRTNDHKLIYYYGAGLGVPGASNDVFEPEWELYDLKADPTEVRNVADDPAYAGIRAELEAKLGEYQSRYQDEPYRGPDTPRPEWGPYDAELFERVAQYVEDIRGSS from the coding sequence ATGACTCGAACCAACATCATCTTCATCATGTCCGACGACCACGCCGCACATGCGATCTCGGCCTACGGCAGCCGCGTCAACCACACGCCGCACCTCGACCGGATCGCGGCGGAAGGGGTCCGGATGGACGCGGTGTTCTGCACCAACTCGATCTGCAGCCCCTCACGGGCCTCGATCCTGACCGGCACGTACAGTCACGTGAACGGTGTGTCGTCGATCTGGACCGAGATGGACTACCGTGTGCCGACGTTCATCGATGTACTGCAGGCGAGCGGGTACAAGACCGCGATGTTCGGCAAGTGGCACCTCGGAGAGCACGGCCAGTCACTGCCCCGCGGGTTCGACTCCTGGAAGGTGTTCCCCGGACAGGGAGATTACGTCGACCCGGAGATGATCGATGAGAACGGCGCCGCGGTGGTGCCCGGCTACGCGACGGACATCGTGACCGACCTCTCCATTGACTGGCTGGATGGCATCGGAGACGACGACGCCTTCTGCATGCTGGTGCACCACAAAGCGCCGCACCGGCCGTGGGTGCCGGACGAGAGGCACAAGCACCTGTACGCCAACGGCAGCATTCCGGAGCCCGAGACCTTCTTCGACGATCTCGAGACCCGCAGCAAGGCGGTACGCGGCGTGCGCATGACGATCGCCGACGACATGGGCGCGGACGATCTGAAACAGGAGGTGCCCGAGCACCTGCGCGGTCCGGAGAACCGCGAGGCGCGCATGCGGTGGAAGTACCAGATATACATGCGCGACTACCTGCAGTGCATCCAGTCGATCGACGACAACGTCGGCCGCCTCCTCGACTACCTGGACGAGAAAGGACTCGCCGAGAACACCCTCGTCGTCTACACATCCGATCAGGGGTTCTTCCTGGGCGACCACGGCTGGTTCGACAAGCGGCTGATGTTCGATCAGTCGCTGCAGATGCCCATGCTGATGCGCTGGCCTGCGGCCATCGAGGCCGGCAGCCGGTGCGAGGCGATCATCACGAACGTCGACTTCGCTGCCACATTCCTGGAGATCTGCGGCATCGACGCCGATGAGGCGCTGCCCACATCGCAGGGGCGCAGCTTCCTCCCGCTGCTGCGCGGCCAACCGGTAGAGGACTGGCCGGATGCCGCGTACTACCGGTACTGGGAGCACGACGACCCCATCCACGCCGCACCTGCTCACTACGGCATCCGCACCAACGACCACAAGCTCATCTACTATTACGGCGCCGGGCTCGGCGTACCCGGCGCCTCGAACGACGTGTTCGAGCCGGAATGGGAGCTCTACGACCTGAAGGCCGACCCCACCGAGGTCCGAAACGTGGCAGACGACCCGGCGTACGCCGGGATCCGCGCGGAACTCGAGGCAAAGCTCGGCGAGTATCAGTCCCGCTACCAGGATGAGCCTTATCGCGGCCCGGACACCCCCCGGCCGGAGTGGGGGCCATACGACGCCGAGTTGTTCGAGCGGGTCGCACAGTACGTCGAGGACATCCGCGGCTCGAGCTGA
- a CDS encoding pyridoxamine 5'-phosphate oxidase family protein, which translates to MGGTSNDAISTLTEEECWDLLARHELGRLAVAVNSEPDIFPINYVVDGPRVLFRTAPGSKLAELSANPRVAFEVDEHDDTFGASVVLKGVATRLELQREIDLADALPLTPWTPTLKYRWMRITPVSITGRRFHRGPEPDRYAASSGDAWT; encoded by the coding sequence ATGGGCGGGACGAGCAACGACGCGATTTCGACGCTGACCGAAGAGGAGTGCTGGGACCTGCTGGCACGGCACGAACTGGGCCGGCTTGCCGTGGCGGTGAACAGCGAGCCGGACATCTTCCCCATCAACTATGTGGTCGACGGGCCCCGCGTGCTTTTTCGCACTGCTCCCGGCTCGAAGCTCGCCGAGCTCTCGGCCAACCCTCGCGTCGCGTTCGAAGTCGACGAGCACGACGACACCTTCGGCGCGAGCGTCGTGCTGAAGGGCGTCGCCACGCGACTGGAGCTGCAGCGTGAGATCGACCTCGCCGACGCTCTCCCCCTCACCCCCTGGACACCTACGCTCAAGTACCGCTGGATGCGGATCACGCCGGTCTCGATCACAGGTCGACGTTTCCATCGCGGACCCGAGCCGGACCGCTACGCCGCGTCATCGGGCGACGCCTGGACCTGA
- a CDS encoding DUF6325 family protein — MTDRTLDELGPVDFIVVEFPPGHASFTGEMAAELLALVNAGTIRVIDILVLTKDADGSIEALELSELDDLGPLVRLEAELAELLAADDVAHLAAAMDPGTVAGVLVYENLWSAGFASAARRAGGQLIADGRIPIQSIIASIEADETAIQIGA, encoded by the coding sequence ATGACCGACCGCACCCTCGATGAACTCGGCCCCGTCGACTTCATCGTCGTCGAGTTCCCACCCGGACACGCCAGCTTCACCGGCGAGATGGCGGCGGAGCTGCTCGCCCTCGTGAATGCCGGAACCATCCGCGTCATCGACATCCTCGTGCTCACGAAGGACGCCGACGGCTCCATCGAAGCGCTGGAGCTGTCGGAACTCGACGATCTCGGTCCACTGGTGCGCCTCGAGGCGGAACTCGCCGAACTCCTCGCCGCGGACGACGTCGCGCATCTCGCGGCCGCGATGGACCCGGGCACGGTCGCAGGCGTGCTCGTCTACGAGAACCTGTGGAGCGCGGGCTTCGCCTCGGCCGCCCGCCGCGCGGGCGGCCAGCTCATCGCCGACGGCCGTATCCCGATCCAGTCCATCATCGCCTCGATCGAGGCCGATGAGACCGCCATCCAGATAGGAGCCTGA
- a CDS encoding LuxR C-terminal-related transcriptional regulator — MSESSHEAASSVRSLSSHLLSTKTSIRPRRAGAVSRRNVIDRARESGASVVAVTAPAGYGKSTMLAEWAAVESRPVAWATVDEFDDDPVALLTLLATAGGQISPRAREVSEAMGAMGVGVLGRSAPMLAEALAQAPAPFVLFVDDVHAASSDACHDALELVLAGIPAGSQIVLASRREQPYLARLRADGAMFELGSDALRIDEEGARRIFKGASVTVSDEALAVAVDRCEGWATGLYLCALATRGGSDVVAITGGERFVADYLYGEGLAGLSDELRDFLRRTAVLDQMSGPLCDAMLQTDDSHALLRDLEARGVFLVALDGERRWFRYHALFREFLLTELSRVEASRIVGLHLRAAEWFEQAGLPERAIEHLLAAGERTHAGVLVAQLAMPAYQSGRIAVLDRWLAALGPATIEASSGLMGIAAWTALLAGQSPAAEERAATLERARLVFATADEALAFESSRAMIRIAMCLSGPSRLLTDAELAVASEPLWSPWRAPALYLLGTAIVLVGDTPGAERAFTASVERAAQAGNTAALLLSESELAVIALDGGTIEDAAHHARAAMSVVDDNHLDGYPTATLALAVSARVALRQGDAAASHRLLARAMRARIHCNHVMPFVAVRARLQLAKVFAGLGDAAAARQLLKEADDLLQRCPQVAALGAEVTEFRQSLGDGSGTVLGLPLTPAEMRLLPYLQTHLMIAEIGQRLFISRNTASTEVKSIYRKLGATTRSAAVERAIELGLLGG, encoded by the coding sequence GTGTCCGAATCGAGCCATGAGGCCGCGTCATCCGTGCGAAGCCTCAGCAGCCATCTGCTGTCGACGAAGACATCGATCAGACCGCGACGCGCGGGCGCGGTCAGCCGGCGCAACGTGATCGACCGCGCGCGCGAGAGCGGCGCGAGCGTCGTCGCCGTCACCGCACCGGCCGGCTACGGCAAGTCGACGATGCTCGCGGAATGGGCGGCCGTCGAGAGCCGGCCCGTGGCCTGGGCGACCGTCGACGAGTTCGACGACGACCCGGTGGCGCTGCTCACGCTGCTCGCCACGGCGGGCGGCCAGATCTCCCCGCGAGCGCGCGAGGTCTCGGAGGCGATGGGCGCCATGGGCGTAGGGGTTCTCGGCCGGTCCGCGCCGATGCTGGCGGAGGCGCTCGCCCAGGCGCCGGCACCGTTCGTGCTGTTCGTCGACGACGTGCATGCCGCGTCATCCGACGCGTGCCATGATGCGCTCGAACTCGTGCTGGCCGGCATCCCGGCGGGATCGCAGATCGTGCTCGCGAGCCGGCGCGAACAGCCGTACCTGGCGCGGCTTCGCGCAGACGGCGCGATGTTCGAGCTCGGCTCCGACGCCCTCCGCATCGATGAGGAGGGCGCTCGTCGCATCTTCAAGGGCGCGAGCGTCACCGTGTCCGACGAGGCGCTGGCTGTCGCCGTCGATCGCTGTGAGGGATGGGCGACCGGCCTCTACCTCTGTGCGCTGGCGACACGGGGCGGCTCGGATGTCGTGGCGATCACCGGCGGCGAGCGCTTCGTGGCGGACTACCTGTACGGCGAGGGTCTCGCCGGCCTCTCGGACGAGCTGCGGGACTTCCTGCGGCGCACGGCGGTGCTCGACCAGATGTCGGGCCCGCTGTGCGATGCGATGCTCCAGACAGATGACTCGCACGCTCTCCTGCGCGATCTCGAGGCCCGGGGCGTCTTCCTCGTCGCGCTCGACGGCGAGCGCCGCTGGTTCCGCTATCACGCGCTGTTCCGCGAGTTCCTGCTGACGGAGCTGTCCCGAGTCGAGGCGTCCCGCATCGTCGGGCTGCATCTCCGCGCGGCAGAGTGGTTCGAACAGGCGGGACTGCCCGAGCGTGCGATCGAGCACCTGCTGGCCGCCGGTGAACGCACGCACGCCGGCGTGCTGGTCGCCCAGCTGGCGATGCCGGCCTACCAGAGCGGTCGCATCGCCGTGCTCGACCGATGGCTCGCCGCGCTCGGGCCGGCGACGATCGAAGCCTCGTCGGGCCTGATGGGCATCGCCGCGTGGACGGCCCTCCTTGCCGGCCAGTCCCCCGCCGCCGAGGAACGCGCGGCCACGCTCGAACGTGCGCGGCTGGTTTTCGCTACCGCGGACGAGGCGCTCGCGTTCGAGTCGTCGCGCGCGATGATCCGGATCGCGATGTGTCTCAGCGGTCCCTCTCGGCTTCTCACGGATGCCGAGCTCGCCGTGGCCAGTGAGCCCCTGTGGAGCCCGTGGCGGGCGCCGGCGCTGTACCTGCTCGGCACGGCGATCGTGCTCGTCGGCGACACGCCCGGCGCGGAGCGCGCGTTCACGGCATCCGTCGAGCGGGCCGCACAGGCGGGCAACACCGCCGCCCTCCTGCTCAGCGAATCGGAGCTGGCGGTGATCGCCCTGGACGGCGGGACGATCGAGGATGCCGCCCACCATGCCCGCGCCGCGATGAGCGTGGTCGACGACAACCACCTCGACGGCTATCCGACCGCGACCCTCGCCCTGGCGGTCAGTGCACGTGTCGCGCTGCGGCAGGGCGATGCCGCGGCGTCCCATCGCCTGCTCGCCCGCGCGATGCGGGCGCGCATCCACTGCAATCACGTGATGCCGTTCGTCGCCGTACGTGCCCGGCTGCAGCTGGCCAAGGTGTTCGCAGGGCTGGGCGATGCGGCTGCGGCGCGCCAGCTGCTCAAGGAGGCCGACGACCTGCTGCAGCGCTGCCCGCAGGTCGCGGCACTCGGCGCCGAGGTGACGGAGTTCCGGCAGTCCCTGGGCGACGGCTCCGGCACCGTGCTGGGACTCCCGCTCACACCGGCAGAGATGCGGCTCCTCCCCTACCTGCAGACGCACCTCATGATCGCCGAGATCGGCCAGCGCCTGTTCATCTCGCGGAACACGGCCAGCACCGAGGTGAAGTCGATCTACCGCAAGCTCGGCGCGACGACCCGTTCGGCGGCCGTGGAGCGTGCGATCGAGCTGGGGCTGCTGGGCGGCTGA
- a CDS encoding glutamate decarboxylase, translating into MLHKKDDVRDELLDEVFASGDLSVSLPKYRMPEKEHLARHAYQVVVDELMLDGNSRQNLATFCQTWLEPEIRSIMADTLDKNMVDKDEYPQTAEIEARCVHILADLWNSPEAQNTLGTSTTGSSEAAMLGGMALLWNWRARRREAGKPTDKPNLICGPVQVCWHKFARYWDVELREIPMEGDRFIMNADEVIKRVDENTIGVVPTLGVTFTGQYEPVHDVSDALDKLQADTGLDIPIHVDGASGGFIAPFTVPELVWDFRLPRVKSINTSGHKFGLAPLGVGWIVWRDAAELPEDLIFNVNYLGGNMPTFALNFSRPGGQIVAQYYNFLRLGREGYRKVHESCHDTSMYLAEEIRKLGHFDIINNGGAESGIPAVSWKLKEGVDHPFTLFDLADRLRTRGWQVPAYTMPADRQDLPVQRILVRQGFGRDEASLLMADYRAAIEHFDKHPIVNSMTEEEAGSFHH; encoded by the coding sequence ATGCTGCATAAGAAGGATGACGTCCGCGATGAGCTGCTCGATGAGGTCTTCGCATCGGGAGACCTCTCGGTGTCGCTGCCGAAGTACCGCATGCCCGAGAAGGAGCATCTCGCACGCCACGCGTACCAGGTCGTCGTCGACGAACTGATGCTCGACGGCAACTCGCGTCAGAACCTCGCGACGTTCTGCCAGACCTGGCTCGAGCCCGAGATCCGGTCGATCATGGCCGACACGCTCGACAAGAACATGGTCGACAAGGACGAGTATCCGCAGACGGCCGAGATCGAGGCGCGCTGCGTCCACATCCTCGCCGATCTCTGGAACTCGCCCGAGGCGCAGAACACGCTCGGCACGTCGACCACCGGCTCGAGCGAGGCCGCGATGCTCGGCGGCATGGCGCTGCTGTGGAATTGGCGCGCCCGACGGCGCGAGGCCGGCAAGCCGACCGACAAGCCGAACCTCATCTGCGGACCGGTGCAGGTGTGCTGGCACAAGTTCGCCCGGTACTGGGATGTCGAACTGCGTGAGATCCCGATGGAGGGCGACCGCTTCATCATGAACGCCGACGAGGTGATCAAGCGGGTCGACGAGAACACCATCGGCGTCGTCCCGACGCTCGGCGTCACGTTCACCGGCCAGTACGAGCCCGTGCACGACGTGAGCGATGCACTCGACAAGCTACAGGCAGACACCGGGCTCGACATCCCGATCCACGTCGACGGCGCGAGCGGCGGCTTCATCGCCCCGTTCACCGTGCCCGAGCTGGTGTGGGACTTCCGCCTGCCGCGGGTGAAGTCCATCAACACGTCGGGACACAAGTTCGGCCTGGCCCCGCTCGGAGTGGGATGGATCGTCTGGCGGGATGCCGCGGAGCTACCCGAAGACCTGATCTTCAATGTCAACTACCTCGGTGGCAACATGCCGACATTCGCCCTGAACTTCTCGCGCCCTGGCGGTCAGATCGTCGCGCAGTACTACAACTTCCTGCGTCTCGGACGCGAGGGCTACCGCAAGGTGCACGAGTCGTGCCACGACACGTCGATGTACCTCGCGGAGGAGATCCGCAAGCTCGGCCACTTCGACATCATCAACAACGGGGGCGCCGAGTCCGGCATCCCGGCCGTGTCGTGGAAGCTCAAGGAGGGCGTCGATCATCCGTTCACGCTGTTCGACCTCGCCGACCGGCTGCGCACGCGCGGCTGGCAGGTGCCCGCGTACACCATGCCGGCCGATCGACAGGACCTTCCCGTGCAGCGGATCCTGGTGCGGCAGGGCTTCGGGCGTGATGAGGCGTCGCTTCTCATGGCCGACTACCGTGCGGCGATCGAGCACTTCGACAAGCACCCGATCGTCAACTCCATGACCGAAGAGGAAGCCGGCAGCTTCCACCACTGA
- a CDS encoding GAP family protein has protein sequence MSTIGHLLIIATAVAISSVPIVTTILILLSPNRSRSAVPFLIGWVVGIVLTVSIAALFASVLPTSRTDRQPDTAVAIVEIALGVAAMLLGVLSWFRRRRSGVAATTPKWMRAEAKMGAWSALGLGFILNLRPKGVVLALAAGLTLYADAGSVRVAIIPVIIYTVVAASTVAFPIIVTAASPTRMQPRLVAAHLWMETNGGLLTSAILVVIGLLIVGMGISRL, from the coding sequence GTGTCGACTATCGGTCACCTGCTGATCATCGCGACCGCGGTCGCCATCAGCTCCGTCCCCATCGTGACGACGATCCTCATCCTGCTGTCTCCGAACCGGTCCCGCTCGGCGGTGCCGTTTCTCATCGGCTGGGTCGTCGGCATCGTGCTGACGGTCTCCATTGCGGCGCTGTTCGCGAGCGTGCTCCCCACCTCGCGCACCGACCGGCAGCCCGACACCGCCGTCGCCATCGTGGAGATCGCGCTAGGAGTCGCGGCGATGCTGCTCGGCGTGCTCTCGTGGTTCCGTCGGCGCCGGAGCGGGGTGGCGGCGACGACTCCGAAGTGGATGCGCGCCGAGGCGAAGATGGGCGCCTGGTCGGCGCTGGGGCTGGGCTTCATCCTCAATCTCCGCCCCAAGGGCGTCGTGCTCGCCCTGGCCGCCGGCCTGACCCTTTATGCCGACGCCGGCTCGGTCCGTGTCGCGATCATCCCGGTGATCATTTACACCGTGGTCGCGGCATCCACCGTCGCCTTTCCGATCATCGTGACGGCCGCCTCACCGACCCGGATGCAGCCGCGCCTGGTTGCGGCGCATCTGTGGATGGAGACCAACGGCGGCCTGCTGACCAGCGCCATCCTCGTCGTGATCGGCCTTCTCATCGTCGGGATGGGCATCTCCCGGCTGTAG